The Aquitalea magnusonii region CTACATGATGGAACATGGCATGGCGGCGGAAAAATACCATGTCGTTCCTAACGGCGTGGACGTGGCCGAGTGGCAGGGGGCGGACACGCCACTACCCGCCGAACACCTGGCTGCGCTGGCCAAGCTGAAGGCGGACAAGCGCTTTCTGATTGGCTACGCCGGTGGCCATGGTCTGGCCAATGCGCTGGACTTCCTGCTGGAAGCCGCCGCCCGGTTGCAAGATACGCCAGCCAGCTTTGTGCTGGTGGGCGATGGCCCGGACAAGGCCGCGCTGGTGGAGAAGGCCAGTGCCATGGGCCTGACCAATGTGCATTTTCTGCCCAGTATTCCCAAGCGCGCAGTACCGGCCTTTCTGGCTGAAATGGACAGCCTGTTCATTGGCTGGCGCAAGCTGCCCATCTACCGCTTCGGCATCAATCCCAACAAGCTGTTCGACTACCTGATGGCGGGCAAGCCGGTGATCCACTCGGTGGAAGCGGGCAATGACATGGTCAAGGATGCCGGGGCCGGTTTCAGCGTGGGCGCGGAAGACCCAGCCGCCATTGCCGACGCGGTGTGCCGCATGCTGGCCACCACGCCCAACGAGCGTGGCCGCATGGGGGCAGCCGGACGGCAATATGTGCTGGCCCATCATGATTACCGCATCCTGGCACAGCGCTTCTTGCAGGCTGTGCTGCGCCAGGGCTGATGTCATGTTGCGCCTGCTGGGAAAACTGCTGCGGCTGGGGCTGAAGCTGGCCACTTACCTCGCGGTGTTTTTTGTCAGCATGGTGCTGCTGGCCATGGCCTTGCAAAGCGGCCTGGGCTGGGGGCTGGCCCAGGTGCTGCTGTATCTGGCCGCCTATGCGCTGGCCAGTTGGCAGCAGTGGCCACGTGTGCAGACCGGCTTGTTGGTCGGCTGGTTCGGCTTGTTCTGTGGTGCGATGTTTTTCTGGGACAAGCATGGCGGAGGCGGGCAGCCAGCCCCGGAGTGGCTGAAGCTGCTGGCGCATTGGCATGGTGTGGGCTGGATCGTGCTGGTATTGCTGTTTCTGCCATTGACGCTGGTGGAAATGCTGCTCAGACGCCTTGCCCGTCCTGCGCGCACGCCTTCGGAGCCAAGGACTGACGCGTTTGCTGCTGATCTGGCGCAATTTGACTGGCAAAACCGTTTTGATGCAGCCGAAAAAGAGACAAAAAACCGTACCAAGCCGTACGGACGGCGAGGATAATAGGGGTTTTTTTCAAATATGGTCGACGCCTTGCCTGCGTCGGCAACGGGTGAGTACTGGATGAGTAGCAGCAAGCAGCATGTCCGTTTTGATTTTGCCGATGGCCTGCGTGGCATGGCCATTCTGTGCGTGATCTTGTTTCACTTCACACAAACCTTCTGGCAGCATCGCGCGCGCATCGGCGACATCCTCAATATGGACCCGCTGGAAGGCTATGCAGAGGCGTCTTTTGTATTGCCCTTCAATCTGGGGGCGGTGGGGGTGGGGCTGTTCCTGCTGATTTCCGGGCTGCTGATTCCGCTGTCGCTCACCCGCATGGGCGGACTGCGCTTTGCCGTGTCGCGGGTGTTCCGCATTTACCCGACATACTGGGCCGGGCTGGCGGTGACGCTGCTTGCCTTGTGGATTGCCGCCTGGCTGGCGGATAACGACTTCGACATCACCCGGCGCGATGTCATCGGCC contains the following coding sequences:
- a CDS encoding glycosyltransferase family 4 protein — its product is MRILYINHYAGSPRHGMEFRPYYLAREWVKAGHEVNMLAADTSHLRQTNPQLSAKYQDEDIDGIRYTWCKTPAYPGNGLKRVINIFSFLGKVMGLSGRYLKQWKPDVVIASSTYPLDTIPAAFIAGKTGARLVYEVHDLWPLTPVEVGGMSRSHPFIRLMQWAEDFGYRKADTVISMLPCARDYMMEHGMAAEKYHVVPNGVDVAEWQGADTPLPAEHLAALAKLKADKRFLIGYAGGHGLANALDFLLEAAARLQDTPASFVLVGDGPDKAALVEKASAMGLTNVHFLPSIPKRAVPAFLAEMDSLFIGWRKLPIYRFGINPNKLFDYLMAGKPVIHSVEAGNDMVKDAGAGFSVGAEDPAAIADAVCRMLATTPNERGRMGAAGRQYVLAHHDYRILAQRFLQAVLRQG